Proteins encoded within one genomic window of Hyalangium minutum:
- a CDS encoding YciI family protein has protein sequence MRFMMLMIPKGYEKAAPGTMPDATAVAAMMKYNESLQKAGVLLALDGLHPPSMGARISFSGGKPKVTDGPFAETKEVLGGYWMIQVKSKEEAIEWASRCPASDNEVIELRQVQEFADFPTDVQQELGKFSDHSILKMNAS, from the coding sequence ATGCGCTTCATGATGCTGATGATTCCCAAGGGGTACGAGAAGGCCGCGCCGGGCACGATGCCAGACGCCACGGCCGTTGCCGCGATGATGAAGTACAACGAGTCCCTGCAGAAGGCCGGCGTGCTGCTCGCGCTCGATGGCCTGCACCCGCCCTCCATGGGCGCGCGCATCTCGTTCTCGGGGGGCAAGCCCAAGGTGACCGATGGGCCCTTCGCCGAGACCAAGGAAGTGCTCGGCGGCTACTGGATGATCCAGGTGAAGTCCAAGGAAGAGGCCATCGAGTGGGCGTCGCGCTGCCCTGCTTCGGACAACGAGGTGATCGAGCTTCGCCAGGTGCAGGAGTTCGCGGACTTCCCCACGGATGTTCAGCAGGAACTGGGGAAGTTTTCCGATCACTCCATCCTGAAGATGAACGCGTCGTAG
- a CDS encoding chondroitinase-B domain-containing protein, protein MLKPVTLLLLLASPALARQVNVSSVSQLQSALAGAQAGDEIILADGTYAVNANLSCTASGTAQAPIVVRAQNRLGASVRFNATEGFKVSGAYWTFDGLDVQGVCASDSNCEHAFHVTGRAENFVLRNSRVRDFNAQLKVNASQNGATWDIPHRGLIEHNELADTRSRATSNPVTKLNIDTGDNWIVRDNLIHDFHKNGGDFVSYGAFMKSGGNNGVFERNLVLCTRDVTTGGTRIGLSFGGGGTGGAFCAPAFNASVPCDPEHTGGTMRNNVIANCSDVGIYLNKARSTQVLFNTLISTSGVDFRFASSTGSAHGNVMAGTVRGREGGTFEAGTNLLNVTSATFSGWYQEPLKGNLTVRGDVSTLIGAAAARAQVVDDFCGRPRPAQGAYTLGALEHSLGDCSGGSTDGGSTAPDAGSGNGGLDGGSDGGIPSPGDAGVGNDGGAGAESPPDEEAAGGCGCSSNSGVNATLLLMALGLLALSSHRRSLGRK, encoded by the coding sequence ATGCTCAAGCCCGTTACGCTCTTGCTTCTTCTCGCCTCCCCGGCACTGGCCCGGCAGGTGAATGTCTCCTCGGTGTCCCAGCTCCAGTCGGCCCTCGCGGGTGCGCAAGCCGGGGATGAAATCATCCTCGCGGACGGCACCTATGCGGTGAACGCCAACCTGAGCTGCACGGCGAGTGGGACAGCTCAGGCCCCCATCGTCGTACGCGCGCAGAACCGGCTGGGCGCGAGCGTCCGCTTCAATGCGACGGAGGGCTTCAAGGTCTCCGGCGCCTATTGGACCTTCGACGGGCTCGACGTCCAGGGCGTCTGCGCAAGCGACAGTAACTGTGAGCACGCCTTCCACGTCACGGGCCGCGCCGAGAACTTCGTCTTGCGCAACAGCCGGGTGCGCGACTTCAACGCACAGCTCAAGGTGAATGCCTCCCAGAACGGAGCCACGTGGGACATTCCCCACCGGGGACTCATCGAGCACAACGAGCTGGCCGACACCCGCTCTCGGGCGACTTCCAATCCGGTGACGAAGCTCAACATCGATACAGGCGACAACTGGATCGTCCGCGACAACCTCATCCACGACTTCCACAAGAACGGCGGGGACTTCGTCTCCTATGGCGCGTTCATGAAGAGCGGTGGCAACAACGGCGTGTTCGAGCGCAACCTCGTGCTGTGCACCCGGGATGTGACCACTGGCGGTACACGCATCGGGCTGTCCTTCGGAGGCGGCGGGACGGGCGGTGCCTTCTGCGCGCCGGCCTTCAATGCCAGTGTGCCGTGCGACCCCGAGCACACCGGTGGCACGATGCGCAACAACGTCATCGCCAACTGCTCGGATGTCGGCATCTACCTGAACAAGGCCCGCTCCACGCAGGTGCTCTTCAATACCCTCATCTCCACTTCGGGCGTGGACTTCCGCTTTGCTTCGAGCACGGGCTCCGCGCACGGCAACGTGATGGCGGGGACTGTGCGTGGACGGGAGGGTGGCACGTTCGAGGCCGGCACCAACCTGCTCAACGTGACTTCGGCCACCTTCTCCGGCTGGTACCAGGAGCCGCTGAAGGGAAACCTCACGGTTCGAGGGGACGTGTCCACCTTGATCGGCGCTGCGGCGGCCCGCGCGCAGGTGGTGGATGACTTCTGCGGCCGGCCCCGTCCGGCTCAGGGTGCGTACACGTTGGGAGCCCTGGAGCACTCGCTCGGGGACTGCTCGGGCGGGTCTACCGATGGGGGCAGCACCGCTCCTGACGCGGGTAGCGGCAACGGGGGCTTGGACGGAGGCTCGGACGGAGGCATCCCTTCGCCTGGCGACGCGGGAGTGGGCAACGACGGGGGAGCGGGCGCGGAGAGCCCCCCCGATGAGGAGGCAGCCGGTGGATGCGGCTGCTCCTCGAACTCGGGGGTGAACGCCACGCTCCTGCTCATGGCGCTGGGGCTTCTGGCGCTCTCCAGCCACCGGCGCTCACTCGGCCGGAAGTAG
- a CDS encoding LysE family translocator, with protein MLASIYGLYLLAVITPGPNTFIVTRLALSTTRRHAAWAVLGIALGNAAWLCVILGGVAVLLQQHPEGMRAMRYVGGLYLLYLGVRGLCAARTASRASEAAPAAAPGTALVERAMSGEEDRPFRSGLFASLSNPNTMPFYLSILAPTVAPDIPLWVRVAAAVGIVMIAMAWYGTLAWGLSTGHVRQAYSRREPVIRRVLALVLMAYGLRLLISG; from the coding sequence TTGCTCGCTTCCATTTATGGACTGTACCTGCTCGCGGTCATCACGCCCGGGCCGAACACGTTCATCGTCACGCGCTTGGCGCTGTCCACCACGCGTCGGCACGCGGCCTGGGCCGTGTTGGGCATTGCCTTGGGGAATGCCGCGTGGCTGTGCGTCATCTTGGGCGGCGTCGCCGTCCTCTTGCAGCAGCACCCGGAAGGCATGCGCGCCATGCGCTACGTGGGCGGGCTGTACCTGCTCTACCTGGGCGTGCGAGGGCTGTGTGCCGCACGGACGGCCTCACGGGCTTCCGAGGCGGCTCCCGCTGCGGCTCCGGGGACGGCGCTCGTGGAGAGGGCCATGTCGGGGGAGGAAGACCGGCCGTTTCGCAGTGGGCTGTTCGCCAGCCTGTCCAATCCGAACACGATGCCGTTCTACCTGAGCATTCTCGCACCCACGGTGGCCCCGGACATCCCCCTGTGGGTGCGCGTGGCGGCAGCCGTGGGCATCGTGATGATCGCCATGGCGTGGTACGGGACTCTGGCCTGGGGCCTGTCCACTGGCCACGTCCGGCAGGCGTACTCCCGGCGGGAGCCGGTCATCCGCCGGGTGCTTGCGCTGGTGCTGATGGCCTACGGGCTCCGGCTGCTGATCTCGGGGTAG
- a CDS encoding DUF4331 family protein → MKRILKMALYASLLMPLAACKDDDEEPPDNQPPPVPTLGTLIDRMGRPAINAALIGTFEADANTTNAAKDSYNVSLQASWSGYSANIASSLSILDGLDAQCGNQLLAGPTDAAGRYNTLAGVLAEDQLYVNTASTTCGQYLAVEANAVNVVPNNDCGGRAPNYDVIDTSFSVLAAGVLTGVTDGINADGDGNIHSHTAFPFLAAPR, encoded by the coding sequence ATGAAGCGAATCCTGAAGATGGCTCTCTACGCGAGCCTGCTGATGCCTCTTGCGGCGTGCAAGGATGATGACGAGGAGCCTCCGGACAACCAGCCGCCTCCGGTGCCAACGCTGGGGACGCTGATCGATCGGATGGGGCGGCCGGCCATCAACGCCGCCCTCATCGGCACGTTCGAAGCGGACGCCAACACCACGAACGCCGCCAAGGACAGCTACAACGTCTCGCTGCAGGCCAGTTGGTCCGGCTACTCCGCCAACATCGCCTCCAGCCTGTCCATCCTCGACGGGTTGGACGCCCAATGCGGCAACCAGCTGCTGGCGGGCCCGACGGACGCCGCCGGGCGCTACAACACCCTGGCCGGAGTGCTGGCGGAAGACCAGCTCTACGTCAACACCGCCTCTACCACGTGTGGCCAGTACCTGGCCGTCGAGGCCAATGCCGTCAACGTCGTCCCCAATAACGACTGCGGCGGCCGCGCTCCCAACTACGACGTGATCGACACGAGCTTCTCGGTGCTCGCCGCCGGGGTGCTCACCGGCGTGACAGACGGCATCAACGCCGACGGGGATGGCAACATCCACTCCCACACCGCGTTCCCGTTCCTCGCCGCACCTCGCTAA
- a CDS encoding tetratricopeptide repeat protein, translating into MVASGCDRNASTPRPSASPPAAVGGAGGDTAALPPEPRTTDGALALHNFETQLAQAERRLAEQPTAPDRLRAMMELRMVRAQFLGVLADYDQSLELADRLVQAAPEDAQSYLKRANVRGRLHHFDEALADLAEAEHRGVKGLAIDEPRAAILQATGHASEAQKFHRAAAEARPSLETLAGLAGAMTEEGHFEEAAKLYAQARATYRDVSPFPVAWLEFQEGLLWESAGNLERAGQSWAAAHARLPVYAAAATHLAEVETAAGRTDKAIALLRPVVERSDDPESAAQLAGLLRQTGKESEAQQFLARATAGFEHWTARHPLAFADHAARFYLGLGAAPQKALALAETNLASRRTAGALELYWDAVKAANAQAQGCKAVKALLASGEEQVPALEERARTVLADCR; encoded by the coding sequence ATGGTGGCATCGGGATGCGACCGCAATGCCTCCACGCCCCGTCCCTCCGCTTCACCGCCTGCCGCGGTGGGCGGAGCGGGCGGGGACACCGCAGCCCTGCCTCCAGAGCCGCGCACGACGGATGGCGCCCTCGCTCTCCACAACTTCGAGACGCAGCTGGCCCAGGCCGAGAGGAGGCTGGCCGAGCAGCCCACGGCCCCCGACCGGCTGAGGGCGATGATGGAGCTGCGAATGGTGCGAGCCCAGTTCCTTGGGGTGCTCGCGGACTATGATCAGTCCCTGGAACTGGCGGACCGGCTGGTCCAGGCGGCGCCCGAGGATGCCCAGAGCTACCTCAAGCGCGCCAACGTGCGGGGCCGGCTGCACCATTTCGACGAGGCGCTGGCGGATCTGGCGGAGGCCGAGCACCGGGGCGTGAAGGGCCTCGCCATCGATGAGCCTCGGGCGGCCATTCTCCAGGCCACCGGGCACGCGAGTGAAGCGCAGAAGTTCCACCGGGCCGCCGCCGAAGCCCGGCCGAGCCTGGAGACGCTGGCGGGGCTCGCTGGCGCCATGACCGAAGAGGGCCACTTCGAGGAGGCCGCCAAGCTCTACGCGCAGGCGCGTGCCACGTACCGGGACGTGTCCCCCTTCCCCGTGGCGTGGCTGGAGTTCCAGGAGGGTCTGCTCTGGGAGAGCGCGGGCAACCTGGAGCGCGCTGGCCAGTCCTGGGCGGCGGCCCATGCGCGCCTCCCGGTCTACGCCGCCGCGGCCACCCACCTCGCCGAGGTGGAAACCGCCGCGGGCCGCACCGACAAGGCCATTGCCCTGTTGCGGCCCGTCGTGGAGCGCTCAGATGATCCCGAGTCCGCCGCGCAGCTCGCGGGCTTGCTGCGCCAGACCGGCAAGGAGTCCGAGGCTCAGCAGTTCCTGGCCCGAGCGACGGCCGGCTTCGAGCACTGGACTGCCCGCCATCCGCTGGCCTTCGCGGATCATGCCGCGCGTTTCTATCTGGGACTCGGCGCGGCTCCTCAGAAGGCGCTAGCGCTGGCCGAGACCAACCTGGCCTCTCGCCGCACCGCCGGGGCGCTGGAGCTCTACTGGGACGCCGTCAAAGCCGCGAACGCCCAGGCACAGGGCTGCAAGGCCGTGAAGGCGCTGCTCGCCTCGGGGGAGGAGCAGGTACCAGCGCTGGAGGAGCGGGCGCGCACGGTGCTGGCGGACTGCCGCTGA
- a CDS encoding serine hydrolase domain-containing protein, with protein MTKDLLALAFLLLTASCATHPPLSSPETLGGSATDAVDAYLQAVMEKNQVPGIALAIVRDGKVERLGSYGLADLESETKVGPETSFQIASATKVFTGTLVMRLVQEGKLDLDEPLSKYLPDAPETWKGMTVRHLTAHASGLKDLPDEDSSAATAAERYEAAKKTSLAYAPGERSEYALTDFVVLTHLMEKVTGERFEELLRSRIFQPLGFSCTRYEHARQEGPVRLADVIPRRASLYRFVDGVPQRAWFLYPVHTYAAGGVFSCAKDLAQWAVAMDQGTLLTPAMQQASATALKLKDGHAGGFGVAFAVSQLRGLLTFGHSGGGSLGDVLRIPDQKLTVIILTNKQGLLPVLARNIASLHLPPLPGLDAPGLADTEPALTATLRGVVEGVMNGTLDAAAFAPRAQEELVPVLRGFGTPGSALYPPVRRVVLLEDRRDSEPRKRILRVVYGQDISVKWTFSLDAAGKVLDLDYEWE; from the coding sequence GTGACGAAAGACCTGCTGGCCTTGGCGTTCCTCCTCCTCACGGCGAGCTGTGCGACGCACCCACCGCTGTCCTCCCCGGAGACACTCGGCGGCTCGGCCACCGATGCCGTGGACGCCTACCTCCAGGCCGTCATGGAGAAGAACCAGGTCCCCGGCATTGCCCTGGCCATCGTTCGTGATGGAAAGGTCGAGCGGCTCGGCTCGTACGGTCTCGCGGACCTGGAGTCCGAGACGAAGGTGGGACCCGAGACCTCGTTTCAGATCGCCTCTGCCACCAAGGTCTTCACCGGCACACTGGTGATGCGCCTCGTGCAGGAGGGCAAGCTCGACCTCGATGAGCCCCTCTCGAAATACCTGCCGGACGCGCCCGAGACCTGGAAGGGGATGACCGTCCGGCACCTCACCGCACACGCGTCGGGGTTGAAGGATCTCCCCGATGAAGACAGCAGTGCCGCCACCGCCGCCGAGCGGTACGAGGCCGCCAAGAAGACCTCCCTGGCCTACGCCCCCGGCGAGCGCAGCGAATACGCGCTCACGGACTTCGTCGTGCTCACCCACCTCATGGAAAAGGTCACCGGGGAGCGCTTCGAGGAGCTGCTGCGCAGCCGCATCTTCCAGCCCCTCGGTTTCTCCTGCACGCGCTACGAGCACGCGAGGCAGGAGGGCCCGGTACGCCTCGCCGATGTCATCCCGCGCCGCGCCAGCCTCTATCGCTTCGTGGACGGCGTGCCCCAACGAGCCTGGTTCCTCTACCCTGTCCACACCTACGCCGCGGGCGGGGTCTTCTCCTGCGCGAAGGACCTCGCCCAGTGGGCCGTGGCCATGGACCAGGGCACCCTGCTCACCCCCGCGATGCAGCAGGCCAGCGCCACCGCCCTCAAGCTGAAGGACGGGCACGCGGGCGGCTTCGGCGTGGCGTTTGCCGTGAGCCAGCTGCGCGGGCTGCTGACCTTCGGGCACAGCGGGGGTGGCTCGCTCGGAGACGTGCTTCGCATCCCGGACCAGAAGCTCACGGTGATCATCCTGACGAACAAGCAGGGACTCCTCCCGGTGCTGGCACGCAACATCGCGAGCCTCCACCTGCCGCCGCTTCCAGGGCTGGACGCGCCGGGCCTCGCGGACACGGAGCCGGCCCTGACCGCCACGCTGCGCGGGGTCGTGGAGGGCGTGATGAACGGCACGCTCGATGCGGCCGCCTTCGCGCCCCGCGCACAGGAGGAGCTCGTGCCGGTGCTGCGCGGCTTCGGAACGCCGGGCAGCGCCCTCTATCCGCCCGTCCGCCGAGTGGTCCTGCTCGAGGACCGCAGGGACAGCGAGCCGCGCAAGCGCATCCTCCGCGTGGTGTATGGCCAGGACATCTCGGTGAAATGGACGTTCAGTCTGGACGCTGCGGGCAAGGTCCTCGACTTGGACTACGAGTGGGAATGA
- a CDS encoding DUF4331 family protein, whose protein sequence is MKRLSLQLTGLLALFALLPTAQAADHRDGPSATSNKDADINDLYAWTDSGGQKVNLVMTFNPAAPTGTLPSDAVLYVFHLNSKQTFTATASTEVRIICGFDAQQTISCWAGDSEYVTGKADAAQGLSSTSGKLKVFAGLRNDPFFFNIPGFAATVGAVKSAASSLTFDTAGCPKLDSATSNTLVTQLRTGANGAAPTDTFAGTNTLAIVVQVDKSLVTPGGPILGVWASTHRR, encoded by the coding sequence ATGAAACGACTCTCCCTGCAACTCACCGGGTTGCTAGCGCTGTTCGCGCTGCTCCCCACCGCGCAAGCCGCGGACCACCGGGATGGCCCGTCCGCCACCTCGAACAAGGACGCGGACATCAATGACTTGTATGCCTGGACGGACTCGGGCGGGCAGAAGGTCAACCTGGTGATGACCTTCAACCCGGCGGCTCCCACAGGCACCCTGCCCTCGGACGCCGTCCTCTACGTCTTCCACCTCAACTCCAAGCAGACCTTCACCGCGACGGCCTCCACCGAGGTCCGCATCATCTGCGGCTTCGACGCACAGCAGACGATCAGCTGCTGGGCGGGCGACAGCGAGTACGTCACCGGCAAGGCGGACGCGGCCCAGGGCCTCTCCAGCACGAGCGGCAAGCTGAAGGTATTCGCGGGCCTGCGGAATGATCCGTTCTTCTTCAACATCCCCGGCTTCGCGGCCACGGTCGGCGCGGTGAAGAGCGCGGCCTCGTCACTCACCTTCGACACGGCGGGCTGCCCGAAGCTGGACTCGGCCACGTCCAACACGCTCGTCACCCAGCTCAGAACGGGCGCGAACGGCGCCGCGCCGACGGACACCTTCGCCGGCACGAACACCCTGGCCATCGTGGTCCAGGTCGACAAGAGCCTCGTCACTCCCGGCGGTCCCATCCTGGGCGTCTGGGCCAGCACTCACCGCCGCTAA